The window GGTAGCAGCAAATGCCCCATCGTGGACACCTGGTGGCAGACCGAAACCGGCGGCCACATGATCACCCCCATCCCCGGCGCCACCCCCACCAAGCCCGGCACCGCCACCCTCCCCTTCTTCGGCGTGGATGTCGCCATCGTCGATGACCTCGGCAAAGAAGTCGGCAAGGATGAACAGGGCAAGCTCGTCATCCGCAAACCTTGGCCCTCCATGCTTCGCGGCATTTGGGGCGATAAGAAACGCTACCACGAAACCTACTGGAGTGAATTCGAAGGCTGGTACTTCGCAGGCGACGGCGCACGCCGTGACAAAGACGGCTACATCTGGATCATCGGCCGCATTGACGATGTCCTCAATGTCGCAGGCCACCGCCTCGGCACCGCCGAAGTCGAAAGCGCCCTCGTCTCCCACCCCTCCGTGGCCGAGGCCGCCGTCGTTGGCCGTCCGGATGAAATGAAGGGCCAAGGCGTCGTCTGTTTCGTCACCGTCAAGGAAGGCATCACTACAGGCCGCGACCTCGCAGACGAGCTTAAAAAGCACGTCCGCAAAGTCATCGGCCCCGTCGCCACCCCGGATGAAGTCCGCTTCGCCGCCGCCCTGCCCAAGACCCGCTCCGGCAAGATCATGCGTCGCCTGCTCAAACAAATCGCCGCAGGCGAAGTCATCAAAGGCGACACCACCACCCTGGAGGACCTCAGCGTCATCGCCCAGCTCGCCGCCAGCGGAGAGGATTAATTTCCCCTTCCACACTTCCGGTTAAACCAGACCCACGCAGGCAACTGCGTGGGTCTTTTCATGCCCCCCGAGAGGTGCGTACCCCTTGCCCCCCGGAAGGAAGCTTGACCACTCCTGTCCGCATCCGAAACGCACTGGACGGACAGCGTCCCACTTCCTTCATCCCAGCTCATCCCCGAGCTTCCCAGCCCCTCAAGGAGCGGGACTTGCCAAGTCCCGGCCTCTGGACCTCCACCAATCCTCACGCCCTCGTTTGCCCCCGCTCCCCACCCTCCGCCAAGCGTCCTGTCTTCGCCAGTCCTCTAACACTCTCGAAAAGCTCTCCTACCCCCGTCCGCCCTCATCATAATTCAGCACCACCAAAAACACAGCACACCCCCACAAGCCTAACCAAAAGCATCTCACCAAACATCTTTTTACCAGCCTTTTCCCCTCCCCATCCACACCCCACACTTTCCACTTTGACAAAAACCCCACCCTGCCTTTTAGACTGAAAAATTGTCCTATGGGAAAAGCGCAACCCCGACAGACAAGGCGGTCCGCAGGCAGGCGAGTAGGAAGCTTGGCTGCCGCACCGGCAATCCCCTTCGAGAAAAAATGATGAGCCTGATTCTGCCTCACCTCCCGCCCTTCCTTCACCTCCGCTCCTGGTGGCAGCTCGCCAGCCTCATCCTGCTCACGGCCTCCGCACAGCTTCACGCGCAGTCCCAGGCCTATGCCAAAGGCATCGTCATCTACATTGCACCTGGCGATACCCTCCAGGATGCCCGTGCCAGCCTCTACCGCAGCTACACCCACGCCCAGCCCACCTCCTCATTTGATATCGGGTCCGGCACCCCCCTCGTCATTGAAAACAGCGTCGTGCTTGAGATGCTGGATCTCGGCCCCCACCTCCTCGGCAACATCGCCACGCCTGCGGACCGGCAGGGAATGGCCAGCTTCATCTCCAGCCTCCAGGCCCTCATTCAAAAATACCCCAAGACCAGCCCCGTCTGCACCAGCGTCGTCAAAGTCATCCAGAGTAACCTTGACCGCTATGACAAGGGAGAAGTCCGCCTTGATGGACAGTGGGAGTCCCGGGAAACCTACCAAAAACACGTCGCCGCCAGCCAGCAGGCCTATCTGGAGGAAATGGCCTTGGCAATCATGCAACGCCAAAAAGCCCAGGACATGCAGGCCCACCTCAGCGGCACCTACAGGCCCCAGGTCGCCAGCGTCATGCAAAAGGATTATGAGAGCTACATGGGGTATGTCACCCACTTCCTGGAGCGCCAGCAGGGTGCCGAAATCGGCCTCGGCCCCATAGATCCCGGCCTCTACGAAAGGTCCAGACTCATCCCCCCGCCCTCCGGCACCCATGAGGCTGGCATTTACTCCAGCGGCACAGAAAATGGCCCCGCCATCATCTGGGTCATCAGAGACAAAACCATCATCTCCATGATGGTCGGTTTCACCCTCCTCACCGATCCAGAGTCATCCTAGATCCTCAATCAGCAGGAACTCACCCAAGCCCAAACTTTCCTCGACCGCATTGAGCCCGGCCTCCTCGAATGCCTGCCCACCATGCTCGCCGCCAACAAGATCCAGCGCGTGCTCCGCAAAACCGAGACCATCAAGTCCGTGACCTCCGACAAGGTCGAGCTCGACGTCGCCGTCCACAGCCCCCAGGTCCTCGCCAATGGCGAGACCCTTCAGCACGTCATCTTTTACCTCTTCTAGCATCCGCACCCTATGAAAACCCTCTCCCTTGGTTGCCGTCTGGGCATCGTCTTCCTGGTGCTCCTCCTCAGCCTCAGTGCCCCAGCTCAGGAAAAAGCCACCGCCCCGGCGCATCCCCAGGCAGAGTGGTATCTCGTCGGTCGCGAACTCGCCCTGGAAACCCGCCCCGTTTACAAAACTTTTCAGATCAGCCCAGAGGCTCAGCTTCCACTACTCTCCCAGTTGCTCGCCTCCCTCAGCGTCGAGGTCACCGCCCTCAAGACGGAGGACTACAAACTGCTAAAACAAGGCTGGACCGATGCCCTCCAGGGCCTGCCCCCAGCCTATTCCATGCCCGCAGATCAGCAGCTCAGCAAAGTGGTCGCCCCACTCCGCGGCTTCCACACCTTCAGCACCGTCGTCGGCAGCTCCGGTTCCCTGACCCCAGACGACATCGAAAAACTCCAACATGCCGTCGTCCGTATCAAGATCCCTTCAAAGGGCCATGGCACCGGCTTCTTTGTCTCACCAGACCACATCCTCACCAACAAGCATGTCACCGATGGCCATGACATCGTCGAGGTCAGCAATGACTTCTCATCCCAGGTTCTCAAGGGCACCGTCATCGCCGTTTCCAAAAAATCCGATCTCTCCCTCATCAAAGTCGAAAATGCCGATCGGCTCTCCCGCAGCGTCATGGAGATTGGAGACTCCCGTGAGGTCCGCACAGGCGAAGAAATTACCCTTTTCGGTTATCCCCTTCTCGACTATCTCACCATCACCACCACGTTCGGCCGCATCTCCGCCAAACGAAACGACCAAGAATACGGTGAAGTATTTCAGCTCTCTGGGGCCGAGGCCAACCCAGGCAACAGCGGCGGGCCCTTGGTCAACAACAAAGGCCAGGTCATCGGCATCCTCACCTTCGGTTACGACCACCTCTCCAATTCCAAAGGATTCACCTTCTGCATCACAGCAACTCAGGCCATCCACATTCTCCGCCCCCACTGCCCTGAAGCCCTCGTCAACCTGCAATAGCCTTCAGGGAGAGCACCGTCACTCCCTCGGCCAAGACAGCCCCCAGGCCCTCATCCTGCCACCCGCACACCTCTCCCCGAGAAAAAGGCTAGGCATTCGCCTCAAAGCCACGCAGATCCCTACAGGAGCCTGAACATTCTCTTCACAGCTTCGCACCTGTCCGCATCCTAAAACCCATCGGACGCCCAGCGTCCCACTTCCTTCATCCCAGCTCATCCCCGAGCTTCCCAGCCCCCCCAAGGAGCGGGACTTGCCAAGTCCCGGCCTCTGCACCTCCGCACATCCTCACGCCCTCGTTTGCCCCAGCCACCCCCGCGAAGCGTCCTGGACTGCGCCAGTCCTCTGGCGCTTTCGAAATCTCACCCGCCCCCGTCCGCCATGGAGCGCGGGCGTCCCGCCTGCCGTTTCCTGCGTCCTCGCGGGAAACCGTTCTCACATCCCGCAGCCCCCAAACCCACTCCCCAGGGAAACAGCCCCGCTCCCAACTATCCCAGCCCTCCTTCCCCTCCTTCCCCCATCCTGAAATCCTAAAATCCTGTCAATCCTGTCTAAAAAACCCCCTCCTACCCCACAGCCCGCACCCAACGCCTCGCTCCCCGTCCCCATCCCCCCAACTTTTTTCCCGACTTAGCCCAAACCACCCCACTCCCCCCTTGCACACCTCCCACCACCCCCGAAATTACCCCCATCACAAACCTATCCGCACGCTTTTTAACACATCGATTAACATCCAAAAACATCACATAAAACTCTCGCCACTCTCTCCTGCTCCATTTCTGCCTTCGACTTTCTGCTTCCCCATTTTCACCCCGCCCTCCCCATGTCCGCTCTTTCCACGCCTCCTCTGACCCTGCGCGATCCCCGTCACGAAGCCTTCGCCTTCCACCTCGCCTCCGGTCACTCCGCCTCAGCCGCCTACCTGCTCGCCGGCTTCAGTCCCAACAACGCCCGCACCCGCGCCAAAGATCTCGCCACCGCGCCCAGCATCCGCGCCCGCACTGCCCACCTCAAAACCTGCCTCCCCCACATCACCGAGCTCAGAAACCACCACGCCCCCTCCCTCCTCCTCATGCCAGAGACCCAGGAGCAAATGCTCGCCTGGCTCTGGCAGGTCATCAGCGGGGCACGCACCGTCCTCCCCATCCAGCTTCGCGCCGCCACCCTCTTCTGCCGCCTGCGCGGCTGGCACCTCGCCAAAAATCTCCTCGCCCAGCCACAGCCCGAGGCAGCCCCCCTCAGCGACGAAGAGCGCCACATCCTCGCCACCTTCAGCCGCCACACCGCGGCCAACGACCTCGCCACCCGCCCCACCGCCTCCGAAAGCCTCGTCACCTACACCGCCGCCATGGCAGATCTCGCCCTCCTCAACAGCTCCATTCTTCAGCAATCGACCGAGAACGCCCCCGCAGCCGTCCAGTCAGCCACAACCCGCTCCAGGGACTCCACTTCCCCAGATGGGGAGACCGCCCCTCAGCAACAACCTGTTAATCCTCAACTCTTTACCTCCATCCCTTCCCCAAATGGGGAAAAAGGACCTCCCCACACCACCCCCACCCCAGCCCCCATCCTCCGCCCCCGGTTCACCGCACTTCGCTCAAATTCCCCCTCGTCATCTACACCCCACCTCTTCCACCCCAGCCTTAGGCCACCCAAACACTTACGGACCCGATGAGCCCCAAAGCTTGACGAGCCCCCTGCTCCCATCTAACCCAGCCACATGCGTATCCTCATCACCGGCGGTGCCGGTTTCCTCGGCTCCCATCTCTGCGAACGGCTCCTGAACGAAGGACACGACATCCTGTGCATGGATAACTTCTTCA is drawn from Prosthecobacter algae and contains these coding sequences:
- a CDS encoding serine protease yields the protein MKTLSLGCRLGIVFLVLLLSLSAPAQEKATAPAHPQAEWYLVGRELALETRPVYKTFQISPEAQLPLLSQLLASLSVEVTALKTEDYKLLKQGWTDALQGLPPAYSMPADQQLSKVVAPLRGFHTFSTVVGSSGSLTPDDIEKLQHAVVRIKIPSKGHGTGFFVSPDHILTNKHVTDGHDIVEVSNDFSSQVLKGTVIAVSKKSDLSLIKVENADRLSRSVMEIGDSREVRTGEEITLFGYPLLDYLTITTTFGRISAKRNDQEYGEVFQLSGAEANPGNSGGPLVNNKGQVIGILTFGYDHLSNSKGFTFCITATQAIHILRPHCPEALVNLQ